The following are encoded in a window of Halosolutus halophilus genomic DNA:
- a CDS encoding dihydrofolate reductase yields MTASRESLPAAVRETDLELAAIVAVAENGVIGRDGEMPWHLPDDLQHFKEVTMDHPVIMGRVTYEGIVEALGEPLPGRTTIVLTSRDLETPENAVVASDLEGAIEAAETAARERHEGTDRAFVAGGASVYEQFLPAIDRLIVTEVHDAPDGDTRFPVWDRESFREVSRDERDGFAFVVYACRE; encoded by the coding sequence ATGACCGCGTCCCGCGAGTCCCTCCCGGCGGCCGTTCGCGAGACCGACCTCGAACTCGCCGCGATCGTCGCCGTCGCGGAGAACGGCGTCATCGGGAGGGACGGCGAGATGCCGTGGCACCTTCCCGACGACCTGCAGCACTTCAAGGAGGTGACGATGGACCATCCCGTCATCATGGGGCGGGTCACCTACGAGGGCATCGTCGAGGCCCTCGGCGAACCGCTCCCCGGCCGGACGACGATTGTCCTGACGAGTCGGGACCTCGAGACGCCCGAGAACGCCGTCGTGGCGTCCGATCTCGAGGGGGCGATCGAGGCGGCCGAAACAGCGGCCCGCGAGCGCCACGAGGGCACCGATCGGGCGTTCGTTGCCGGCGGCGCGTCGGTGTACGAGCAGTTCCTGCCCGCGATCGATCGGCTGATCGTCACCGAGGTTCACGACGCACCCGACGGCGACACGCGGTTTCCGGTGTGGGATCGAGAGTCGTTTCGGGAGGTTTCGCGTGACGAACGCGACGGGTTCGCGTTCGTGGTGTACGCCTGCCGCGAGTGA
- the purD gene encoding phosphoribosylamine--glycine ligase, which produces MREHVLLIGGGGREHAIARALADSEGELYACAGNRNPGIARIASEFETLETTDPEAVVDYAEDVGATIAVIGPEAPLAAGVADALEAAGIYPFGPKEADARIETDKAFQRRFMQEHDIPGCPDFETFDDMEAACDFIDEYDGDLAIKPAGLTGGKGVKVIGDQVTAEEGKEYVRDSDYDRIVLEERLIGEEFTVQAFVANGEFETAPAVQDHKRAYEGDEGPNTGGMGSYSDATFELPFMTADDYERAVEIIEATVDALDDYRGILYGQFMLTSAGPKVVEFNARFGDPEAMNTLPVLETDFLEILIAARDGEAPPELEFADKATVCKYAVPEGYPTDPAAGAKVQVDEESASDALLYYASVDERDDGIYTTTSRSFALVGVADSIGEAEELAEDALAVAGEEGLHVRHDIGKADLVQRRIDHVNELREE; this is translated from the coding sequence ATGCGAGAACACGTCCTGCTGATCGGTGGCGGCGGCCGGGAGCACGCGATCGCCCGTGCGCTGGCCGACAGCGAAGGCGAACTGTACGCCTGTGCCGGCAACCGCAACCCCGGCATCGCGCGGATCGCGTCCGAGTTCGAGACGCTCGAAACGACCGATCCCGAGGCCGTCGTCGACTACGCCGAAGACGTCGGCGCGACGATCGCGGTCATCGGGCCGGAAGCACCGCTGGCGGCCGGCGTCGCGGACGCGCTCGAGGCCGCGGGGATCTACCCCTTCGGACCGAAGGAAGCGGACGCCCGCATCGAGACGGACAAGGCCTTCCAGCGCCGGTTCATGCAGGAGCACGACATTCCCGGCTGTCCGGACTTCGAGACCTTCGACGACATGGAGGCCGCGTGTGACTTTATCGACGAGTACGACGGCGATCTCGCGATCAAGCCCGCCGGACTCACCGGCGGCAAGGGCGTAAAGGTCATCGGCGATCAGGTCACCGCCGAGGAGGGCAAGGAGTACGTCCGCGACTCCGACTACGATCGGATCGTCCTCGAGGAACGGCTGATCGGGGAGGAGTTCACCGTGCAGGCGTTCGTCGCCAACGGCGAATTCGAGACCGCGCCCGCGGTGCAGGATCACAAGCGTGCCTACGAGGGTGACGAGGGTCCGAACACGGGCGGCATGGGGAGTTACTCGGACGCGACGTTCGAACTGCCCTTCATGACCGCCGACGACTACGAGCGTGCAGTCGAGATCATCGAGGCGACCGTCGACGCGCTCGACGACTACCGGGGCATCCTCTACGGCCAGTTCATGCTCACGAGCGCGGGTCCGAAGGTAGTCGAGTTCAACGCCCGCTTCGGCGATCCAGAGGCGATGAACACTCTTCCCGTGCTCGAGACCGACTTCCTCGAGATTCTCATCGCCGCTCGAGACGGCGAGGCCCCGCCTGAACTCGAGTTCGCCGACAAGGCGACGGTCTGCAAGTACGCCGTGCCCGAAGGGTACCCGACGGATCCGGCGGCCGGTGCGAAGGTACAGGTCGACGAAGAGAGCGCCAGCGACGCATTGCTCTACTACGCCAGCGTGGACGAACGCGACGACGGCATCTACACCACGACATCCCGATCGTTCGCCCTGGTCGGCGTCGCCGACTCGATCGGCGAGGCCGAGGAACTGGCCGAAGACGCGCTCGCGGTCGCTGGCGAGGAGGGACTGCACGTCCGCCACGACATCGGCAAAGCCGACCTCGTCCAGCGGCGGATCGATCACGTGAACGAACTTCGAGAGGAGTAA
- the acnA gene encoding aconitate hydratase AcnA translates to MATDDVSNAIREFEHDGETYKMADLTVLEDQGLCDLEKLPVSIRVLLESVLRNVDGERVTEADVRNAASWEPDVPDAEVPFQPSRVVLQDLTGVPAVVDLAALRSAADRKGVDPTSVEPEVPCDLVIDHSVQVDYFGSEDAYEKNVELEYERNEERYRAIKWAEQAFEDFNVVPPGTGIVHQVNLEHLGRVVHAREEDGEQWLLPDTLVGTDSHTPMIGGIGVVGWGVGGIEAEAALLGQPITMTLPEVVGVELTGELPEGATATDLVLHITEKLRQVGVVDKFVEFYGPGVSQLSVADRATIANMAPEQGSTISMFPVDEKTLDYLELTGRDEDHIELVREYLEAQGLFGEHDPEFTEVVEFDLGDVEPSLAGHKKPHARIPMGNLDEHFPTLLEEEGVVGGEDGATSDGGLVTETSPDLDEKVPVELEDGTEVEIGHGDVLVSAITSCTNTSNPSVMVAAGLLARNAAEQGLEVPEYVKTSLAPGSRVVTEYLERADLLDDLEELGYHVVGYGCTTCIGNAGPLAEPIEADIDEHDLWTTSVLSGNRNFEARIHPKIRANYLASPPLVVAYGLAGRMDIDLEEEPIGTNDEGEPVYLEDVWPDPEEVRETIHDSVSPEMFEEKYASVFEGDDRWEALDAPTGEVYDWDDESTYIREPPFFQDFPLEEPGVEDVADARCLLTLGDTVTTDHISPAGPFGEDLPAGQWLKERGVEPYEFNTYGSRRGNHEVMMRGTFANVRIENQMLDGTEGGYTIHHPTEEETTVFEASERYREEDTPLVVMAGEEFGTGSSRDWAAKGTDLLGIRATIAESYERIYRDNLIGMGVLPLQFAEGDGWEELGLDGSEYFEIRGLDDGLEPNAELTVVAEDEDGETTEFDVTAQVGTPAAVEYVENGGVLHLVLRRLLQEEAA, encoded by the coding sequence ATGGCAACTGATGACGTCTCGAACGCCATCCGGGAGTTCGAACACGACGGCGAGACGTACAAGATGGCCGATCTCACGGTTCTCGAGGATCAGGGGCTCTGCGACCTCGAGAAACTCCCCGTGAGCATCCGAGTGCTGCTCGAATCGGTGCTCCGGAACGTGGACGGCGAACGAGTGACCGAAGCGGACGTCCGGAACGCGGCGTCGTGGGAACCGGACGTCCCCGACGCGGAGGTGCCGTTCCAGCCCTCGCGAGTCGTCCTGCAGGACTTGACCGGCGTCCCCGCGGTCGTCGACCTCGCGGCGCTTCGCTCGGCGGCCGATCGCAAGGGCGTCGACCCGACCAGCGTCGAACCCGAGGTCCCCTGCGACCTCGTGATCGACCACAGTGTCCAGGTCGACTACTTCGGCAGCGAGGACGCCTACGAGAAGAACGTCGAACTCGAGTACGAGCGCAACGAGGAGCGCTACCGCGCGATCAAGTGGGCCGAGCAAGCGTTCGAGGACTTCAACGTGGTCCCGCCGGGAACCGGGATCGTCCACCAGGTCAACCTGGAGCATCTCGGGCGCGTCGTCCACGCCCGCGAGGAGGACGGCGAACAGTGGCTCCTCCCCGACACCCTCGTCGGAACCGACAGCCACACCCCCATGATCGGCGGCATCGGCGTCGTCGGCTGGGGCGTCGGGGGCATCGAGGCCGAGGCCGCGTTGCTCGGCCAGCCGATCACGATGACGCTACCCGAGGTCGTCGGGGTCGAACTCACCGGCGAACTGCCGGAGGGTGCGACCGCGACCGACCTCGTGCTCCACATCACCGAGAAGCTCCGCCAGGTCGGCGTCGTCGACAAGTTCGTCGAGTTCTACGGCCCCGGCGTCTCGCAGCTCTCGGTCGCCGATCGGGCGACGATCGCGAACATGGCGCCCGAGCAGGGGTCGACGATCAGCATGTTCCCGGTCGACGAGAAGACGCTGGACTACCTCGAACTCACCGGCCGCGACGAGGACCACATCGAACTGGTCCGCGAGTACCTCGAGGCCCAGGGCCTGTTCGGCGAGCACGATCCGGAGTTCACCGAGGTCGTCGAGTTCGACCTCGGCGACGTCGAACCCAGCCTCGCGGGCCACAAGAAGCCCCACGCCCGCATTCCGATGGGCAATCTGGACGAGCACTTCCCGACGCTGCTCGAGGAGGAAGGCGTCGTCGGCGGCGAGGATGGCGCAACCAGCGATGGAGGACTGGTCACGGAGACCTCACCCGACCTCGACGAGAAAGTCCCCGTCGAACTCGAGGACGGAACCGAGGTCGAGATCGGCCACGGGGACGTCCTCGTCAGCGCGATCACCTCCTGTACGAACACCTCGAACCCGTCGGTGATGGTCGCCGCGGGGCTGCTCGCGCGAAACGCCGCCGAACAGGGACTCGAGGTGCCCGAGTACGTCAAGACGAGTCTCGCACCGGGGAGCAGGGTCGTCACCGAGTACCTGGAACGAGCCGATCTCCTCGACGACCTCGAGGAACTCGGCTACCACGTCGTCGGCTACGGCTGTACAACCTGTATCGGCAACGCCGGTCCGCTGGCCGAGCCGATCGAGGCCGACATCGACGAGCACGACCTCTGGACGACGAGCGTCCTCTCGGGGAACCGCAACTTCGAGGCGCGCATCCACCCCAAGATCCGCGCGAACTACCTCGCCAGCCCGCCGCTGGTCGTCGCCTACGGGCTCGCGGGCCGGATGGACATCGACCTCGAGGAGGAGCCGATCGGGACGAACGACGAGGGCGAACCGGTCTACCTGGAGGACGTCTGGCCGGACCCGGAGGAGGTTCGCGAGACGATCCACGACAGCGTCTCCCCCGAAATGTTCGAGGAGAAGTACGCGAGCGTCTTCGAGGGCGACGATCGCTGGGAGGCCCTCGACGCGCCGACCGGCGAGGTCTACGACTGGGACGACGAGTCGACGTACATCCGGGAGCCGCCGTTCTTCCAGGACTTCCCGCTCGAGGAACCCGGCGTGGAGGACGTCGCGGACGCCCGCTGTCTGCTCACCCTCGGCGACACCGTCACGACCGACCACATCAGCCCCGCGGGGCCGTTCGGCGAGGACCTGCCCGCCGGCCAGTGGCTGAAAGAACGCGGCGTCGAACCGTACGAGTTCAACACCTACGGCTCTCGCCGCGGGAACCACGAGGTCATGATGCGCGGCACCTTCGCGAACGTGCGCATCGAGAACCAGATGCTCGACGGCACGGAGGGCGGATACACGATCCACCACCCGACCGAGGAGGAGACCACCGTCTTTGAGGCCAGCGAGCGCTACCGCGAGGAGGACACCCCGCTGGTCGTCATGGCCGGCGAGGAGTTCGGTACCGGTTCCAGCCGCGACTGGGCGGCCAAGGGGACCGACCTGCTCGGGATCCGCGCGACGATCGCCGAGAGCTACGAGCGCATCTACCGGGACAACCTGATCGGCATGGGCGTCCTGCCCCTGCAGTTCGCGGAGGGCGACGGCTGGGAGGAACTCGGCCTCGACGGCTCCGAGTACTTCGAGATCCGCGGCCTCGACGACGGACTCGAGCCAAACGCCGAACTCACCGTCGTCGCCGAGGACGAGGACGGCGAGACCACCGAGTTCGACGTGACCGCACAGGTCGGCACGCCCGCCGCCGTCGAGTACGTCGAGAACGGCGGCGTCCTGCACCTCGTGCTGCGACGGCTGCTCCAGGAAGAGGCGGCCTGA
- the thyA gene encoding thymidylate synthase: MHQYLDLVDSVLSGGTYKPNRTGVDTISSFSEHYEVDLQDGYPLLTTKEMDGYRWNSMLHEVCWYLSGEEHIRNLREETKIWDAWADEDGRLDTAYGRFWRRYPVPEDDAQLAGESWPDDAHRWVTVEDDGRRTFDQLQYVIDTLSDNPNSRRLVVNAWHPANAAVSTLPPCHYSFVFNVQGDRLNCHLTQRSGDTALGIPFNIAAYALLTKVVAQQTGFEPGTFAHTVVDAHVYCGRGDRGDWYGQNLDNLQSRLAAVDDREAYLDVKAWLEAEAPPEAEGDERLDHVPGLLEQLSREPLDRPTLDLADTSIDDLASEDVQLRGYDSHEGIEFSVAE; encoded by the coding sequence ATGCACCAGTACCTCGATCTCGTCGATTCGGTTCTCTCCGGGGGTACTTACAAGCCCAATCGAACCGGCGTCGACACGATTTCCTCGTTCAGCGAGCACTACGAGGTCGACCTGCAGGATGGGTATCCCCTGCTCACGACGAAGGAGATGGACGGCTACCGATGGAACTCGATGCTGCACGAGGTCTGCTGGTATCTCTCCGGCGAGGAGCACATCCGCAACCTCCGCGAGGAGACGAAGATCTGGGACGCCTGGGCCGACGAGGACGGCCGCCTCGATACCGCCTACGGTCGGTTCTGGCGCCGGTATCCGGTCCCGGAGGACGACGCGCAACTCGCGGGCGAGTCTTGGCCCGACGACGCCCACCGCTGGGTCACAGTCGAGGACGACGGCCGCCGGACGTTCGATCAACTGCAGTACGTGATCGACACGCTCTCGGACAACCCGAACTCCCGACGGCTCGTCGTGAACGCGTGGCACCCCGCCAACGCGGCCGTCTCGACGCTCCCGCCCTGTCACTACTCGTTCGTCTTCAACGTCCAGGGCGATCGGCTGAACTGTCACCTCACGCAGCGGTCCGGCGACACGGCGCTGGGGATCCCGTTCAACATCGCGGCCTACGCGCTCCTGACGAAAGTCGTCGCCCAGCAGACCGGCTTCGAACCCGGCACCTTCGCCCACACCGTCGTCGATGCACACGTTTACTGCGGCCGCGGTGATCGGGGCGACTGGTACGGTCAGAACCTCGACAACTTGCAGTCCCGACTCGCCGCCGTCGACGATCGCGAGGCGTATCTGGACGTCAAGGCGTGGCTCGAGGCCGAAGCGCCGCCGGAGGCCGAGGGCGACGAGCGACTCGATCACGTGCCCGGCCTGCTCGAACAGCTGTCGCGGGAGCCACTCGACCGCCCGACGCTCGACCTCGCGGACACGTCGATCGACGACCTCGCCTCCGAGGACGTCCAGTTGCGGGGGTACGACTCCCACGAGGGGATCGAGTTCTCGGTGGCCGAATGA
- a CDS encoding calcium-binding protein: MSKETNKRSDARLTKGALAATGLGLGATATAGSAAAQDDDDDDDNNEDLVVVLADDYRPDVGFEVISMLETETKEDLIDDAGGDLFDDPDDWDAYVISSDNDGNAPMWGVLFTEDVDLDTGDSETMGDDGDFRDAQLDIVEVEL; the protein is encoded by the coding sequence ATGTCAAAAGAAACTAACAAACGGTCCGATGCAAGACTGACGAAAGGAGCGCTCGCCGCGACTGGGCTCGGACTCGGCGCAACCGCGACGGCGGGGAGCGCCGCGGCCCAGGACGACGATGACGATGACGATAACAACGAAGACCTGGTAGTCGTGTTAGCGGATGACTATCGACCCGACGTGGGCTTCGAGGTCATCTCGATGCTGGAAACCGAAACGAAAGAGGATCTGATCGACGACGCCGGGGGCGACCTCTTTGACGATCCCGACGACTGGGACGCGTACGTCATCAGTTCCGACAACGACGGGAACGCCCCGATGTGGGGCGTTCTGTTCACGGAGGACGTCGATCTCGACACCGGCGACAGCGAGACGATGGGCGATGACGGGGATTTCCGTGACGCTCAGCTAGATATCGTTGAGGTCGAGCTGTAG
- a CDS encoding cation:proton antiporter, which yields MEIIEPLGHHELFLVIAQLTVLLLVARTLGELFRSHGQPAVVGELLAGVLLGPSVLGLFAPGVYEALFVVSEDQFHLLEVISWLGLVMLLIVTGIETDIDLIISKGRTAIVLSVGGIVVPFASGFALGWFLPAAFIAAPEQRIVFSLFIATAMSISAIPVIAKVLIELDVIRRDIGQLILAAGMVDDTIGWILLATVAGLARTGVLDIGSAAATIVSVVVFLGLAFTIGRRLTADLLRWVDNAVGSDTAVLSTVMLLALAAGAITQYVGLEAILGAFVVGVLVGQVKRFDYDLRHAFEVVTLSIFAPIFFAIAGLRMDVAGLVDPTVFAVFLVVLGVACFGKFAGIMGVAPLAGLSRWEGITIGGGMNARGAMEIIVATIGLGAGILTTEMYSIIVAIAIVTSLMAPAIMRWSIPKIEMSDEERDRMERETYLQQSFVENLTRILLPTRGGTDTQYAARLLGPLVRDRDIELDLLCVREPVDGPHGTSTGILGRMRNGRFVRRWRGRRESNATVVTGETDRVFSSVERHLGDPERTPRRITRRRDGSVAETILEEVDVGYDLVVLGETGAGRSPEESLFSDTVDRVVQEAPAPAMIVSTPPAMRLNPPADWAEESLDRILLPTVGTESSRFAAELAFSIAARENALVEVVHVVDAPPFDDRFAGDPDLSQQRRIGEQIVEREAELGRRLGATVLTTVTTSERPEAELVERADRTGADVIVMGSYVRPISRRAYLGSRVEYVIRNASCPVAVLTSI from the coding sequence ATGGAGATTATCGAACCGCTCGGCCATCACGAACTGTTTCTCGTCATCGCACAGCTCACGGTGTTGCTGCTCGTCGCACGGACGTTGGGGGAGCTGTTTCGCTCGCACGGCCAGCCGGCGGTCGTCGGCGAACTCCTCGCGGGTGTCCTCCTCGGCCCCTCGGTGCTCGGCCTCTTCGCACCGGGGGTCTACGAGGCCCTGTTCGTGGTATCCGAGGACCAGTTTCACCTGCTCGAGGTGATCTCCTGGCTCGGACTCGTCATGCTGTTGATCGTCACCGGGATCGAGACTGACATCGATCTCATCATCAGCAAGGGCCGGACGGCGATCGTCCTCTCGGTCGGCGGGATCGTCGTTCCGTTCGCGTCCGGCTTCGCGCTCGGCTGGTTCCTCCCGGCGGCGTTCATCGCCGCCCCCGAACAGCGAATCGTCTTCAGCCTGTTCATCGCGACGGCGATGAGCATCTCCGCGATCCCCGTCATCGCGAAGGTGCTCATCGAACTCGACGTCATCCGTCGCGACATCGGCCAGTTGATCCTCGCGGCGGGCATGGTCGACGACACGATCGGCTGGATCCTGTTGGCCACGGTCGCGGGACTCGCTCGAACCGGCGTCCTCGATATCGGCTCGGCCGCGGCAACGATCGTCTCGGTGGTCGTCTTTCTCGGACTCGCGTTCACGATCGGGCGGCGGCTCACGGCGGACCTCCTCCGGTGGGTCGACAACGCCGTCGGGAGCGACACCGCGGTGCTCTCGACGGTCATGTTGCTCGCACTCGCCGCGGGGGCGATCACCCAGTACGTGGGGCTCGAGGCAATCCTCGGCGCGTTCGTCGTCGGCGTGCTGGTCGGCCAGGTCAAGCGATTCGACTACGACCTCAGACACGCGTTCGAGGTGGTCACGCTCTCGATCTTCGCGCCGATCTTCTTCGCGATCGCGGGCCTCCGGATGGACGTCGCCGGGCTGGTCGATCCGACGGTCTTCGCCGTCTTCCTCGTCGTCCTCGGGGTGGCGTGTTTCGGGAAGTTCGCCGGCATCATGGGGGTGGCACCCCTGGCCGGACTCTCGCGTTGGGAGGGGATCACGATCGGCGGCGGGATGAACGCGCGGGGGGCGATGGAGATCATCGTCGCGACGATCGGCCTCGGGGCCGGTATCCTGACGACCGAGATGTACAGTATCATCGTCGCGATCGCCATCGTGACGTCGCTGATGGCGCCCGCGATCATGCGCTGGTCGATCCCGAAGATCGAGATGAGCGACGAAGAGCGCGACCGGATGGAGCGGGAGACGTACCTCCAGCAGAGCTTCGTGGAGAATCTCACGCGGATCCTGTTACCGACCCGCGGCGGGACCGACACCCAGTACGCGGCCCGATTGCTCGGGCCGCTGGTTCGGGATCGAGACATCGAACTGGACCTGCTGTGCGTGCGTGAGCCGGTCGACGGGCCCCACGGCACGTCCACCGGAATCCTCGGCCGGATGCGGAACGGACGGTTCGTACGACGATGGCGCGGAAGACGCGAGTCGAACGCGACCGTCGTGACCGGCGAGACCGATCGGGTCTTTTCCTCGGTCGAACGCCACCTGGGCGACCCGGAGCGTACGCCGAGACGGATCACCCGCAGACGAGACGGGAGCGTCGCCGAGACCATTCTCGAGGAGGTCGACGTCGGGTACGATCTGGTCGTTCTCGGGGAGACCGGAGCCGGACGGTCTCCCGAGGAGTCGCTGTTCAGCGATACGGTCGATCGGGTCGTCCAGGAGGCGCCGGCGCCGGCGATGATCGTCAGCACCCCGCCGGCGATGCGCCTGAACCCGCCGGCCGACTGGGCCGAGGAGTCACTGGACCGAATCCTGCTCCCGACGGTCGGGACGGAGTCCAGTCGCTTCGCCGCCGAACTCGCGTTCTCCATCGCGGCCCGGGAGAACGCGCTCGTCGAGGTCGTCCACGTGGTCGACGCGCCGCCGTTCGACGATCGGTTCGCCGGCGATCCCGACCTCTCCCAGCAGCGCCGGATCGGCGAACAGATCGTCGAGCGGGAGGCGGAACTCGGCAGACGGCTCGGGGCGACGGTACTGACGACCGTGACGACCTCCGAGCGTCCCGAAGCGGAACTCGTCGAGCGTGCCGATCGGACCGGCGCCGACGTGATCGTCATGGGATCGTACGTGCGCCCGATATCGCGGCGCGCGTACCTCGGCAGTCGCGTCGAGTACGTCATTCGGAACGCGTCGTGTCCGGTGGCGGTGCTCACCTCGATCTAG
- a CDS encoding calcium-binding protein has translation MSKETNGHSDARRSVSKGTIATTGLALGAAATAGTAAAQDDEDVIVLEADYRPDVDFDVIAELETRTLEDLIEDSGAGDDVFDDPDDWDAFIVDFDLGVEAPSWGILFTEDADLSTGDSETLGDDGAFRRARLGLVEVGL, from the coding sequence ATGTCAAAAGAGACCAACGGACACTCAGACGCGAGACGATCCGTATCGAAAGGGACAATCGCAACGACGGGGCTCGCCCTCGGCGCAGCCGCGACGGCAGGGACCGCCGCCGCCCAGGACGACGAGGACGTGATCGTGCTCGAAGCGGACTACCGGCCCGACGTCGACTTCGACGTCATCGCAGAGCTGGAAACGAGAACGCTCGAAGATCTGATCGAGGACTCCGGGGCGGGAGACGACGTGTTCGACGACCCCGACGACTGGGACGCGTTCATCGTCGACTTCGATTTGGGTGTGGAAGCCCCCTCGTGGGGGATCCTGTTTACGGAGGATGCAGACCTCAGCACCGGCGATAGCGAGACGTTAGGCGACGACGGAGCGTTCCGGCGGGCCCGACTCGGCCTGGTCGAGGTCGGGTTGTGA
- a CDS encoding aminotransferase class III-fold pyridoxal phosphate-dependent enzyme yields MDRDTVEPQVETIPGERAKRWADYHHQFAAPSTYVYEFVWDTGAEAIGPFCTDVDGNVLLDFTSHVAAAPLGYNNPAVRERLREFDLVDPLKIAGQDFYVSGGGSPADADFPGPTQLMDRLVAMTDHYDMDRVFLSNSGAEAVENAIKICYANGGHRAVTFEGAFHGRTLGALSLNRSKAVHRTGYPEVPGVISVPYPASQEAYETRWRTDGPGGNVLADKLDPDQGVIDPEEIAYIILEPLQGEGGYRVPHPEFARDLDALRERYGINVIADEIQSGLGRTGELWAVDHLDLTPDVITSAKGLRVGATISRSDVFPEETGRLSSTWGAGDFIAAMQGVLTIDAIHEQNLLANVRERGEQLRAIVEEADLEGVVDVRGRGLMLAVEFDTKERREAVVEAAFRRGLLTLGCGHSTLRLLPPLDVTEREIELGARLLFEAIADVAAADA; encoded by the coding sequence ATGGACCGCGACACGGTCGAGCCGCAGGTCGAGACGATTCCGGGCGAACGCGCGAAACGGTGGGCCGACTACCACCACCAGTTCGCCGCCCCGAGTACCTACGTCTACGAGTTCGTCTGGGATACGGGGGCCGAGGCGATCGGTCCGTTCTGTACCGACGTCGACGGCAACGTGTTGCTGGATTTCACGAGTCACGTCGCGGCCGCCCCGCTCGGGTACAACAACCCGGCCGTCCGCGAGCGACTGCGGGAATTCGACCTCGTCGATCCGCTGAAGATCGCCGGCCAGGATTTCTACGTGAGCGGCGGCGGATCGCCGGCGGACGCCGACTTTCCCGGGCCGACCCAGCTGATGGACCGGCTGGTCGCGATGACCGACCACTACGACATGGATCGGGTCTTCCTCTCGAACTCTGGGGCCGAGGCCGTCGAGAACGCTATCAAGATCTGTTACGCGAACGGCGGCCACCGGGCGGTCACCTTCGAGGGGGCCTTTCACGGCCGCACGCTCGGAGCCCTCTCGCTCAACCGATCGAAGGCGGTCCACCGTACCGGCTACCCCGAGGTGCCGGGCGTGATCAGTGTTCCCTACCCCGCCTCACAGGAGGCGTACGAGACCCGCTGGCGAACCGACGGCCCCGGCGGTAACGTCCTCGCCGATAAACTCGATCCGGATCAGGGCGTGATCGATCCCGAGGAGATCGCCTACATCATCCTCGAACCGCTCCAGGGCGAGGGCGGCTATCGGGTCCCCCATCCCGAGTTCGCCCGCGACCTCGACGCCCTCCGCGAGCGGTACGGCATCAACGTCATCGCCGACGAGATCCAGTCGGGACTCGGGCGGACGGGCGAACTCTGGGCCGTCGACCACCTCGATCTCACGCCGGACGTCATCACCAGCGCGAAAGGATTGCGGGTCGGCGCGACCATCTCCCGATCGGACGTCTTCCCCGAGGAGACGGGGCGTCTCTCCTCGACGTGGGGGGCCGGCGATTTCATCGCCGCGATGCAGGGGGTGCTGACGATCGACGCGATCCACGAGCAAAACCTGCTCGCGAACGTCCGCGAGCGGGGCGAACAGCTCCGAGCCATCGTCGAGGAGGCCGATCTCGAGGGGGTGGTCGACGTGCGGGGCCGCGGCCTGATGCTCGCCGTCGAGTTCGACACGAAAGAGCGCCGGGAAGCCGTCGTCGAAGCCGCGTTCAGGCGCGGCCTGCTCACGCTCGGCTGTGGCCACAGCACGCTGCGCCTGTTGCCGCCGCTGGACGTCACCGAGCGAGAGATCGAACTGGGAGCGCGTTTGCTCTTCGAGGCGATCGCGGACGTCGCGGCCGCCGACGCGTGA
- a CDS encoding calcium-binding protein: MTEEDSGLFDDSRRSFMKKGALATTALALGAGATSGSAAAQENGDVIVYGDDYLPGQDFTVVSALNTTTKEDLIEESGSADDVFDDPDDWDAYIISYDLGVDAPTWGFLFTEDADLSAGDSETMGDGEFRDPALDMVEAMLGGVDGNGGNGGDGNGDDGDGNGGDGGNGGDGGAGNGGDGGGDGGDGGGNGGDNGTGN; this comes from the coding sequence ATGACAGAAGAAGATAGCGGACTATTCGACGACTCCAGACGCTCGTTCATGAAGAAGGGAGCGCTCGCCACGACGGCGCTCGCCCTCGGCGCAGGCGCGACGTCAGGAAGTGCTGCCGCCCAGGAGAACGGCGACGTGATCGTGTACGGAGATGACTACCTCCCCGGCCAGGACTTCACGGTCGTCTCGGCGCTGAACACGACAACGAAGGAAGACCTGATCGAGGAGTCCGGGTCGGCGGACGACGTGTTCGACGACCCCGACGACTGGGACGCGTACATCATCAGTTACGACCTCGGCGTGGACGCACCCACGTGGGGCTTCCTCTTCACGGAGGACGCCGACCTCAGCGCTGGCGACAGCGAAACGATGGGCGACGGCGAATTCCGTGACCCTGCGCTGGACATGGTTGAGGCGATGCTCGGTGGTGTCGACGGTAACGGCGGTAACGGAGGCGACGGTAACGGAGACGACGGCGACGGTAACGGCGGCGACGGCGGAAACGGCGGCGACGGCGGCGCAGGCAACGGCGGAGACGGCGGCGGAGACGGCGGCGACGGCGGCGGAAACGGCGGCGACAACGGCACCGGCAACTGA